Below is a window of Mycoplasmopsis anatis DNA.
CAGCACATTTTTTATGTAAAATGATACGCTTTTTTCAACTAATTCAATTTTATTATCCAAACTTTCTTCAAAGCTAAACGAATCAAGTTCTTCATTTTTTAATAATGAAGAGTAATTAACTTCATGGCTTTTTACAATTCAGAAGTTACCACTCTTTGAGAAAATTGGCTTAGTATTATTCAAATATTTATACCAATTAACATAATCCTCTTGTGCTTTTATTGTAAAAAACTGCAATAAATTTACTTCAGATTCTTTTTCATTGCTTTTTAAGTTAGGCTTTATAAGTTTATTAAACTCTTTATTTTCAAATTTATAATTATTTATAATACCTGAATTATCAAAACTTAGTTGTGGGGAAAAATTCGTTTTAAGTATCATGTAATCTTTATTGTCAATAAACGGTGTATTTTCTCTATGATATGCAGTTAAAGTTTCAAAACTTGTTACTCTTTTCCCATTTACTACTTTAGTATAAGGAAAGCTTTCTGAATTAGAAGTTGTCACAATCTTGAAATATAAATCACTAAGTGAGACCTTATATATAGGTGTATTTTTATATCTAATTTTCAATAATGAATTTACTCCAACAACTTGTTCTGGAAGAGTATTTTTTTCAGTATTCGCGAATAATTCATTCAATAAATTATAATCAAAACTATATTCAATTTTAAAACCTAGATTTTTCATAACATACTCTGCAATTGTTTTTTTATCAACATTAGAAAAATATCCGGTTTTTAATCATATAATTCTACTTTTTTGATTATTAATTATTTTTGTATTTTCAAGTTTGAAAGCATTAAAGTCAGAAATTATTTTTTTGTTTTCTTTATAAAACTTAAGGAAAAATAAACCAAAAATAAGAATAAATGAAATAAAAATTAAAAAATTGATAAATTTTCTTCAAATTATTTTATCTTTCTTCTTTCTTTGTTTGATATCCCGCGATATTTGAATGCATGATTCAGTCAAATTAGTAACTTCATTTCTATACTCGGTATTTTCGCTATCATGCTGCTTAAAATAAATTTTAAGTATTTCATTGATCAATGATAAATTTTTTTCATATATGTTTTTTATAGGTTCTAAAGTATTATCTTTATAATTAAGATTGTCTTTTAGGGTGCTCATTATTTTCTCCTATAATAATCATACAATAATTATACTCTAATACATAAATCTATTTCTTACTAAACAGAAATCAGGAATTATTTTTTAGGGTAATCGAACCATTAAAATAATTTCTATAATTTTTTGAGATTTTATTAACTTCACTTAAATAAACTTTTTAGTTTAACTTTTTGTTTTTGGCATCCACCATATGAATATTACCGATATTACTTCTTTATAAGAAGGAATTTGCATTAAAAATGCAAGTTATTGAATGGATAAAATATATATAACAATAGTATTATTTTTTTGAATTTTATCTTCGATTTTATTAACCCTATCATATTTATTTATTTATTTATTTATTTATTTATTTTAGAATTAATTATCATTCATAATAATTTTCATCTTTAACTGAATAAAAATGTGGTCTATATTTATTATCATCCTATTACACATCAAAAAATGATTGACAAATCTACTAAAACTTATATTTAATAATCCTTATTCAGTTTACTCATAAGTACAACGCATCAGTGAATAAAAAACACAATTAATAAGATAACTGTTATCAATTCACTTAACAAATAATAGTTATTTTATTAAAAATAGTTTTATAAACTATAAATATAACTTAAAAAGTTGTTACGCTCATTTACATTATAAACATTTTAATTTTAAGTATAATTAATATATGATTAAAAAGATTAATGATAAGAAGAAAATATTAATAAAAAGTTTATTTAGAATTAATTTCCCTTGGTTTATTACAATTTCAATTTTAGTAGCAATATCTTTAATTATGATTTTATCAACAATACCTTGAATTATTAATCATAAAGATAATATTACATGAAATATATATAACAATTATTACGGAAGATATTCCGTTTGAGTAAGTTCAATATTCAAAAATGGAATATTTAGTTTTAGTAATTACTCTTTTAGTTCAAATAGTTTTTTAACAATTTTAATCGTTGTATTTTTTATAATTTCGGAATACAAAATTAATAGCATTTATTTTAAAAAGCATGCAATGCTACTAACTAAAGAAAAAAACATCAAATATATACCACTTATCTCATCAATTTCTTTATGTTTGTATACTTTTCTTACTTTTATAATTATTGATCTTATAGTTTTTGCTATACTAAAGGATGTAAGAAATCAATTAATTAATGGTGCTAATTTCACTTTTGAAAATTTTAATATTAATTTTTGAAAAAGTGAGTTTATAGTTATAGCTGAACAAGCTATTCATTACATTTTTTTAGTAGGATTAATTTATTCAATAATTGATCTTTACAGATATAAAATAAGCAATACTACCTGAGTAAAAATCAGTTTATTAATTCTAATTTTCTCTGTTGTTATTCCATTTGTATCGATAATGCTTTGAAGAATAATTTTTAATGTATATCCTAATCAAATGCCATTAAAAATTATTCAATGAATAGTGATTTTGTTGAATCCATTTGATAGTAGTTTCATCGGTGCCTACCCATTGTTTAGTGAAGAGTTTTTGTTATCTTCAGAAGAAATACAAAAGTTAATAATTGCTAATATTCAAAATATTAAGTGAATTATAAAAGGAATTTACATAGCTTTTGCAGTAATTTATGTTGTATTTCATTTTGCCTTCAAAAATCGAAAATATGAATAAATAAATTTCATCAAATATCGAAACAATAACATCTATGATACAATTTACAGTATTAAAAAGGAGTGTTTGTGAAAAAAAGCAAAAAATTTTATTCATTATTATTAACTGGTACCATTGTTACAACAGCAATATCACTCGTTAGTATAAAATCAAATGAAAAAGAATTAAAAAAATCTAAAATAATTATTGAAGGTTTACAAAACTTTAATAATTTATCAATTCATGACATCGATCAAGAAAGTGAAGTATTAGATAATTCCAAATTATCATTACTTATAGTTTTAAAAGAAAATATATCTGAAGATGAAATAAGTAAAATAATTGAAAAATTTAATAATTTTAAATGTAGTATAGGAATAGAACAAAGCAAATTATTGAATAATTTTTTAATAGCTTCTGTCGATTTGAAAGAAGATGATAATAAATTATTGTTTGATTTTTTAGAAAAAAATAAATTTATTAATGTAGTATATGCAAATGTTGAAAGCGAATTTACTAACACAAGCATTTATCACACCAAGGAAAAAGCTCAAGAATATAAACTTGAAACTTTATATCTGAATAATTTCAAAGTCAATAAATATACTGTTGATTTTAGAGATGAAATCATTGATAAATTCAGAGATTACATAAATAAAAACAATGATGAAAGAATAGGTGTAGGTGTTTTAGAAGTAGGTGACAAAACTAATTGATTCAACCATAACGCTTTAATTGAAAGTGTTAATGATTACTACTTTGATACTTCAAAAGAAACAGGGCATATTATAATAAACGATTGATCTAAATTTTATGTCCCTCCTTTTTGAAATATTAAACCTCAATATGGACAACATGCAACACAGGTAGCTTCTATTATAGCTGGAAAAAACGGAGTAAATCCATACTTAAAATTATATGGTGTCAAATTGAATTTATTAAACAACAAAAAAAACGTATATAAAGCATTAGAAGATGAAGTTCTATATTTAGTTAAGCAAAAAGATTTGAAGATAGTAAATTCATCATGAGGTTTAATAACAAATGATGAAAATTTAAGAAAATACAATTCATATTCTCATTACTTTGATGAAGTTGCTAGAAGAAATCCCGAAATATTATTTGTCTTTGCAGCTGGAAATAGTGGCGATGAAGATTCAATTGAAAAAAGAAAATTATCTGGCCCACAACTTTCATATAATTCAATTGTTGTAGGGTCGCATAATGCCAATAGGGAAATTAGTGATTTCTCTTCATATGGTTCAAATTCTGGGAAGAAAGTTTTATTATTAGCCAATGGAGAAAATTATAATTTTAAGCAAAATCCAAATTCAAAAGGAACTAGTTATTCAGCACCATTCATTTCTGGAGTATTAGGTAACACTTTAATAGAATATGCAGACAAATATGACTATGGTAAAAATAATATTATAGCAATGGCTGTTTTATCTGCATCTACATCATTAGAATTCTCACAAATGAGTAAAGATTTTCAATCTGGATTAGATGATAGATTTGGTTCTGGTGTATTTAATTATTCTAAGTTAGATCAAGCATTCAATAATCTTAAATATATTAGATGAGAAAGAGAAAAAAGTACTATAAATAACAAAGATAATCTAAAAACAACTAAAAACGAAATTATAATTGATGACCTTGAATTTAAACCAAATTCAAATATAAGAATGTCTTTGGCTTGAGAATTTAATGCTGAAACATTTTATGAAAAAGACAAAACAAAACCAGATTTAAATGACTTTGATTTATATATAATAGATGAAAATAGTAAAATAATTGCTAAATCAGTTACTGAAAAAATAATATTGAATATTTAAGATTTAAAACTAATGAAAAAGCAAAATACAAAATTAAAATAGTAAATTCAAGATTTGATCCATACAAAAATAATAATATTGAATTAGCTTTAAGTTGAACTGTAGATAGTAGATATGAGTAAAAAAATATACAAAAAATTTATCTTTATAAAATTAATACTTAAACAAAATTTTTGATGGATACTATCAGTTTTAATAGGATTAGCAATAATTTTTAGTTTTGTTTCTTTAACAATTCCTTGAGCGTTAAGGCAGGACAAAACATATAACATTGGACGCGGACCTGAACAAAGTCCTTTTGATGATTTTGTTCAGATGACTTTTCATTTGTACTTTGAAAAAGGATTGCTTCAATTCATAAATACAAACTTCTTTGTTCTAGGTTATTTAACATTTATAAACATAATTTATGTAATTAAATATAATTTCAGACTTAAAAATGTATTTCAAATAAAGAAACTAAATTCTTTAATTAAAGCTAAAAATATAAAGTTTATTCCATTAATTTTTTCATTATTGTTATTTATTTTTACAATTGGTTCAATATTAATTTATGATGTATGTTATTACAAAAACGTTTTAAATGTGCAAAAAGATATATTTAATCTCGATTTAAGTAAATTTTGAATAGATGAATTTTATATCGTACTTAAATTATTTCTTCATTATATATTTGTTATAGGCTTAATTTACTTGTTTATCGATATTTTCAAATTCAGAGTTTCAAAATTTATCACTCTTAAAATTGTGTCATTAATCTCGCTAATAGTTATAGTTTTACCTGCTATATTATGAATAGTAAACTCAAGTATGAGACCAATAAACGATTCTTCAACTGAAACCAATAAAACTATTCATTTTGTGACATTATTATTAAATCCTTTCGATGAATGATATTTATTTTATATAGCAACAACGAAGGAATTTATTGAAAGTTATTCATTAGAAAATCACGAACAGATTCGTTATATACTTAGAATAATTTATTCTTCTTTAGGATTTTTATACACTATATATCATTTTGTAGCAAATAGGGGAAAATATGAGTAATGCAATTTTAGAAGTTAAAGATATTAAAAAGAGTTTTAAAAGTAGACATATTTCATTTAAGAAACTTGAAGTATTAAAAGGCATCAATTTAACAGTAAGTGAACAGCAAAAAATTGCAATCGTTGGTAAAAATGGTTCGGGTAAAACTACTTTAGTTAAAATCATTGCTGGTTTTACTCAGCAAACTTCTGGTGAGATTTTATACAATTATGATTATGAAATCTCTCCTAAGGAAAAAATAGCACTACAATTTCAAAGCGAAATAGATTTTTATAGACCATACGTTAAAAATATCTATAAAGATTTAATTTTAGGATTTAAAAAATTTCTAGATATGGAATTTGTGAATAAATTAGGTGAAATTTTGATGATTAAAAAATATATGAAGCGAAGATATGATCGTCTTAGTGGTGGTGAACGCAAAAAAGTTGATCTATTCTTTACTTTATACAATAAACCTAAAATTGTTATATTAGATGAATTTACCTCTGGTTTAGATACTGATACTAGAGTAAAAATTAGAGAAGTAGTTGAAAACTATATCGATAAATATCAAGCAACATTAATTTTAATCAGTCACAATGCTAACGAAATAAGAAAACTAGCTAATGAAATTTATGTTTTGGAAGATGGTGTTTTTAATAACCACATTGAAAATATCCAAGGTAAATTTACTAATGACGATGATTTAGAAACATTTATTCGTCAAATAACTAATACTATTGATGAAGTTAAGCTTTAAGAAATAGGCAATCATATTGATTGCTTTTTTATTTAAATAAAAAGTCACAATGTGACTTAATATTATTCTAACCCTTGTTTATTCTTAAAGTTCATTTTTATCGGACAACCTTTGAAATTAAATGTACTTCTAAGTTGATTCTCTAAAAATCTTTGATATGAAAAATGAAGGAATTTTTTATCATTAACATAAAAATTGAATGTAGGAATTTTATCTAATGTTTTTCTAACAAAATAAATATTTAATTTCCCGCCATTATATGGTGCTGCTGGTTGAATCATTTGTGTTTCCATAATAAAATTTGATAATAAAGAAGGTTTGATATCTCTCTCAAGATTTTCTCTAACTTCATTTAATGTTTCAGTTAATTTATTCAATCTTTGATTATATTTAGCTGAAATGAATACAAATGGCACTCATGGAACAAAATGTAAGGTATTTCTCATTTTTTTCTCAAATTGAGCCATTGTATTAGTTTCTTTTTCAACAAGGTCTCATTTATTTACTACTATAATAATTGGTTTATCATTTTCTAAAGCATAACCAATAATTCTCGCATCAAAATGCGATAATTCAGTTGTAGCATCAATTAAAATTAATGACAAGTCAGATTCACTTAGTGAGTTCATTGCTCTCATTAAAGCGTAATGATCAACTGATTCAACTAGTTTACTTTTACGCATTATCCCAGCTGTATCTATAACATTATAGAATTTATCACCGATTTTTACTTTGGTTTTAACACTGTCTCTAGTAGTTCCTGCTATATCTGAAACAATTGAACGTTCTTCTTTGGCTAAATTATTTAATAATGAACTTTTTCCAGCATTGGGTTTACCAATGATTGAAAGCTTAAATAATTCTTCTTCTTGGTCTTCAGTGAAATCTAAGTTTTTAACAACTTCATCAAGT
It encodes the following:
- a CDS encoding ABC transporter ATP-binding protein; the protein is MSNAILEVKDIKKSFKSRHISFKKLEVLKGINLTVSEQQKIAIVGKNGSGKTTLVKIIAGFTQQTSGEILYNYDYEISPKEKIALQFQSEIDFYRPYVKNIYKDLILGFKKFLDMEFVNKLGEILMIKKYMKRRYDRLSGGERKKVDLFFTLYNKPKIVILDEFTSGLDTDTRVKIREVVENYIDKYQATLILISHNANEIRKLANEIYVLEDGVFNNHIENIQGKFTNDDDLETFIRQITNTIDEVKL
- the der gene encoding ribosome biogenesis GTPase Der, whose amino-acid sequence is MRNTVAIIGKPNVGKSTLFNRLVGKRSSIVYDEPGVTRDRLYEAITWTGHTIKIIDTGGIEIENKPFQEQIQIQAKIAIEEADVIIFIIDGTMELTNDDAFIMNILRKSNKPIIIGANKLESNQDFDYSLYKLGGEIFRISALHGEGVGELLDEVVKNLDFTEDQEEELFKLSIIGKPNAGKSSLLNNLAKEERSIVSDIAGTTRDSVKTKVKIGDKFYNVIDTAGIMRKSKLVESVDHYALMRAMNSLSESDLSLILIDATTELSHFDARIIGYALENDKPIIIVVNKWDLVEKETNTMAQFEKKMRNTLHFVPWVPFVFISAKYNQRLNKLTETLNEVRENLERDIKPSLLSNFIMETQMIQPAAPYNGGKLNIYFVRKTLDKIPTFNFYVNDKKFLHFSYQRFLENQLRSTFNFKGCPIKMNFKNKQGLE
- a CDS encoding S8 family serine peptidase, which codes for MKKSKKFYSLLLTGTIVTTAISLVSIKSNEKELKKSKIIIEGLQNFNNLSIHDIDQESEVLDNSKLSLLIVLKENISEDEISKIIEKFNNFKCSIGIEQSKLLNNFLIASVDLKEDDNKLLFDFLEKNKFINVVYANVESEFTNTSIYHTKEKAQEYKLETLYLNNFKVNKYTVDFRDEIIDKFRDYINKNNDERIGVGVLEVGDKTNWFNHNALIESVNDYYFDTSKETGHIIINDWSKFYVPPFWNIKPQYGQHATQVASIIAGKNGVNPYLKLYGVKLNLLNNKKNVYKALEDEVLYLVKQKDLKIVNSSWGLITNDENLRKYNSYSHYFDEVARRNPEILFVFAAGNSGDEDSIEKRKLSGPQLSYNSIVVGSHNANREISDFSSYGSNSGKKVLLLANGENYNFKQNPNSKGTSYSAPFISGVLGNTLIEYADKYDYGKNNIIAMAVLSASTSLEFSQMSKDFQSGLDDRFGSGVFNYSKLDQAFNNLKYIRWEREKSTINNKDNLKTTKNEIIIDDLEFKPNSNIRMSLAWEFNAETFYEKDKTKPDLNDFDLYIIDENSKIIAKSVTEKIILNI